Part of the Zingiber officinale cultivar Zhangliang chromosome 8A, Zo_v1.1, whole genome shotgun sequence genome, CGGCGCGCTAGATCTCAAGGGCAAGGCCCTTGATTCCCTCCTGGAGCTTCTCGCTACCGACCCTGCGAAGATCTCCCGTCTTGTAGTCGAGGAGGGCGACCTTCCGTTGCTTCTTCGCCTCCTCGATCCCTCCGCCCACTCGCTTCTGCGCGACCGCACCGCAGCAGTGATTTCCATCCTCGCCACCGCCTCCGATGCCTCACGCCACGCTGTCTTCGAGGAGGGCGCCCTCGGCCCACTTTTGCGCCTCCTCGACTCCGGACCGGCGGTGCTGAAGGAGCGAGCGGCCATAGCGATTCACGCACTGACAGCGGATCATGGCTGCGCTTGGACAGTATCTGCCTACGGCGGCGTCTCGATTCTAGTCGCCGCCTGCCATTCCGGATCCGGATCACCATCTGTCCAAGCCCTCGCTGCCGGTTCCCTCAATAACGCGGCTGCAATCGACGACGTTAGAGCCGCGATGGTGGAGGAAGGTGCTGTCTCAGTACTCATCGAACTACTTTCAGGAAACCTCGAAGCCCAAAAGAACGCCGCCCTCTGTTTGGCTTCTCTGGCCGCCATGGGCGGCGAAGAGATTCGCAACGCTATCCTCCAAGAGAACGGCCTCACTcgtctcctccaactcctccgaGTCGCGTCCGACCCGGAAGCGATAGATCACGCCCTGAAAGCGATCAGCGCCTGCGCCCTCGCCGTTTCTCCGACGGCCACCAAACTCCTATCTTCATCCCCGCCGCTCTTCGCCCAACTGACGGATCTGATCAAGCGCGGGAGCGCCGGGATCCAACACTCCGCGGCGGCTCTTGTCGCCAACCTATCCCCTAGCGAAGACATCAAGCGAACAATGGCAGAGGCCATGCCGGCGCTTATCAAGATGATGGAGAACTCCAAACCCTCGAGCGCGCAGGAAGCAGCAGCCGCGGCGCTCACTTCGCTGGTGGCCGTACGGGCAAACCGCCGCGAGCTATCAAGGGACGAGAAGAGCGTGACTCGTCTGGTCCAAATGCTAGACCCAAGGAGCGAAGCGGTCGCCGGGAAGGAGCTTCCGGTGGCGGTGGTGCTCGCTCTCACATCCGGCAGCAGCGGCGGGGCTCGGAGGCGACTTGCTGAGGCCGGTGCGTGTCAGCACCTGCAGAAGCTGGCGGAGGCTGACGTACCGGGCGCGAAGAAGGCCTTGCAGCGGATCACCGGCAACCGACTCAAGAATCTGTTCTCAATTTCCTGGCCTCAGTAACGAATAAATCCATCAATTAATCTCGCCACCATCAATCGTCAAGGTCTTGTTCCACACAATAACTACGTCAAGTTAATGGCAGTTTAGATTAGATTTGACGTAACTAATTCCATACATTAATTGTGCTTGTTTCAGGTATTGCTAAAGGCGCGGGAAAGCGTAGAACGCAATGACACAagaaaaataacaacaaaaaGGTGTGCGTTTAGTTAAATAAATTGCAAATAGAGTGATAGCCGGTAATTGGATAGTGGTAGGTAGGTTGGTaaagcgagagaggagaggaagaagcatGCATGGATGCGGAGTTTTAGGGTGTATCCTTGTGCTATTAATTTGTTGTTTACTTAATTTTGTTTGAGCCTTTTGTTTCTCATATTTCAAATATTTGTTTGATGGTGAGTGATGCGGTGgtgtaattattttaaaagaaaaaacaaaaacaatgtCCATCTGGGTATTTCCTTCCTGCACCATCTTAGTATTTGGTGTTCTATGGTTGCATTTGCCCGGGCAGCTAAAGTCCTTTGGATGTTTGTGTGGGATCTGTCTTGCTGCAGGTAAATTCGCACTGCATTTCTACGGAGGCAGTGACCCCTTTGTGTCATCTCATCCGTGATCCGTGTACACATTCACTTCACATGCATTTGTCATATTGCTGTGCTGACAGAagagaaaaaaacaaaaagaatttaaattttttgtcGTTTTTTTATCTGGAGTTTGGTCTTCGGgtttttattctttggtgattttctgtaatttttggcGTTTGGTAGAGAACCCATTTGAGTTGATTAACCAATATCAAAAAATAGAAGGCAGAATTCAATATTAAAATTGTATTTGTGTCCTTACTCTACTTTTAGTTTTATATTTAACATTTTGTTTATTATTAGTTTAAAAAACATCTTATTTCGGTAAAATGAATCTTAATTGAGAGTTTCTAGAACGATCATAATGTTTGAAAGGATCACGACTCCATTGCTTTTTAGGAAACCAAACAAAGAGCGCAATCGGACCGCACGATTCTCATCGGACGGCTGATGAACCTGCGTCCGCCGTCTGACTATGGCCATGTCCTTGTTTTATAGTTTATACTGTCCCTCCACCCACCGACTTCCGCGTTAGGCTCCACCACGAAGTCGAACGGCTCTCTTTTCTTCCCCTCCGCCTCAAGTGCAGAGCGCGAAACAAAAAAAGGGTATAAAAAGCGCCTCCCGTTTCTTCCGCCTCCAAGGCCGAGAGGCGAGAGATTGACGAGCCAAGAGCCCCTTTCTCCTCCAACAACTACTCCATCTCCTCTCAATCGATTCCGTATCTCGCAGCGATGCATCTGCTGTCGTCTTCGAGGTCTTCTTCCTCCAAGGAGCAGCAAAAGACCTACCAGGACTGGTTCGCCGTTGCCGATAAGGGTCAGGCTTTCGATCTTTTCTCCCGCCTCGGATACCTTCTCTTTCTGTTTTCTTATTTTGCTGGCCCTCTCGGTGCAGATGGCGATGGGCGCATCACCGGAAATGACGCCCTTAAGTTTTTCGCCATGTCGAAGCTTTCCCGTCCCGAACTTAAGCAGGCCAGCTCTTATCTctgtttttattattataatttactGAAGAGGTTCCGTTTTATTGCCTCTGGAGTTTGCTACTTGGAGAAACTAGGATTCCGTAGCAAGACTATCGCAATATGGTTCCTTTGCTTTCTTATGCTTTTTAATTTGTAAATTCATGTTATTTATCATCTACACTATCTATTTCGTGGAAGGTAACTATTTTGCAGACGAACGACTGCAACTATTAAAGGGTAATTTTGTGTCGCAATAAGGTTACTCTGTTGCCATTATTATCACTGTCAGAATCAGAAGAAAAGGCTCAGGAGAATTGAATTTTTTGTCCTACGGTTTTCTATTGGATGACTATAATTACGCAAACGTTTGTGGGAGTTAAACCTGCGTCAATTTAAAATTGAGACCGTTGATTCTGGAAGGCCAAGCCTTCTTTAATCTACATTAATTAGTTCTTAAGACTAGCAGCTTATCTATATTGCAGTTTACTTTTATGCGTGTATGTATTacatttctttaaaattttagttCCATGTGTATAAATGTACTTAAATTGATGGATTTGGATTAGGAATAGCAATTTCCAGCTCCCGTCAAAAAACCTTATTAATAGCCGTCCTGTCTTGTCCTAAGATATAAACGGGCGAGGATGGGATCAAAATTTAAACTTGCATACCTGGGATAAGGCAGGAATGAgtttatttataatatatattttatagatAATAATACACTGTTAATTTTCCCATATGAGTATTTAGTAATATTAGAGTTGCACCTTTTGGTAAATTAttgataatatattttattttattattccacTTTGATCCACTTGTTGAAAATAAAGAATTGGTTACTTTCCAGCAACTCAACTAATATGCTGCACACTGGATGTGTTTTGTTCTAGGAATGCCTTGTATGGAATTTCTGGTCTTAATTTGATTGTCTTGAATTGTATCAATGACAATTAAACGACGGGTAAATTGTTAAAAATTAACTTGTGGATTCTGTTCTCAATCACATGAACTTTGTCATTGTTATATTATGTGTTCGGTTCTCCTTCATACCATGTGACTAGATTATTTGTGCTTTCACACTAACTAGTTAACTTTCTCTACAGGTCTGGGCCATTGCTGACTCTAAGAGACAGGGTTTTCTTGATGTTGAAGACTTCATCAGTGCTATGCAGGTTTTGTTTtcaatatatttttcattttataaaaCATCTTAATCAAACACTAAGTTCTCTAAAGTGTTTACAATGGACAGCTTGTTGCATTGGCTCAAGCAGGTCATGAGATTAGCTCGGATGTACTTAAGCATGCAGGTTACACCAACGACCAAATGATATTTAGGATTGTTATATTTTGTAGAATGTATATCTGATTGTACCAATCACTTTTCCTAACAACAGACTTGGAGAACTTAGGCTCTCCAACGATGGAAGGTTTGGATGCTCTACTAGCTGTAGGTCAATCATTCCATTTCTACCAAAAATCTTCATAATGTGTGAAACAATATCACCCTCTAACATATTTCTGCTGACAATTTTCTAGAAACATAAgcgcaaggaaaagaaaaatgagaACCATTCGGATGGTAGGGAGCTTATTTATGAAAACTTCACTTCCTCTTGTTCATATTATTTTACTTGTCTGACCCTTTTGGCGATTGCTGCTTTTGGCATCTTCACAAGTTGTGCCAGCATCAGCTAGTTGGTTTAACTCAAAATCATCAAAAAAGGTATCTTTTACAGAAAACTGCTTATACTTTACATTGGTTTTCTTTCCTGAAGTTAATTTGTGTTTGTATCTGGTTGTTGGTAATAAGTCCTTTAAGTTCTATTACCTCAACAATTGCTTGCTTGAAGAATGTCTATATTAATAACTATGTTTGTTTGTATTTGATTCTAGGTACCTCTAAGTGCTGTTACCTCAATAATTGATGGCTTGAAGAAGTTATACCTTGAGAAACTTAAGCCTTTAGAGGAGACCTATCAATTCCATGAttttgtttctcctttcttggTAGGTTTTAGTTCCTAAGATATCAAACTGAAATGACCTTGAGAAAAGATTTGTAGATTTAAATCTGTTACTAGTTCGGACCCTAATATTTACAACCTTTTTTCAGACAAATAGTGATTTTGAAGCCAAGCCCATGGTCATGCTATTGGGACAATATTCTACTGGAAAGACAACATTCATAAAACACTTGCTGCAATCTGGCTATCCAGGTCTGTCAGAGCAATATTACTTGTGttcatgttttttcttttctatcccccatgtcttggtcatttgtactaatggctagtagtcacccatgatttacctcctccgtgttggcctagggacggattggcgggggcgctgggggcgagcgaaccGCCTTTTTGCCACATGTTTTTTCTTTTCTATCTATTCATCTTAGTCTTAGCAAAAGTTGTTGATTCATCTTCATCTTGATTTTATGCAGGTGCTCACATTGGGCCAGAACCTACAACGGACAGATTTGTTGTTGTAACAGTAAGTTTTATTTCTCTACTTATTTTTTTATACAGTCtatttaacataaatacaacaacaacaaccaaaccttatctCATTAGGTGTGGTCGGCTGTATGGattcttttacgtcattgagttctatcttctactatatcatcatctataattaaaataaattttatcttattttactattgctAACCAGTtgtttttggtcttcctctttctcgtttgatatgcgtgtttgtcataatttcacatcgcctaactagagcatttattgatcgtctaagtacatgctcgtaccatcttaaatgtgtctttcgaagtttttcctcaatagatgcaattccgacattctctctaatgctctcatttcttattctgtccattctcgtatgtccacacatccaccttaaaatcctcatctttgcaactatcatcttttgctcatgtgctcgagtcatagcctaacattaaactccatataacatagcagatttaactgcgattttgtagaattttcatttaagtttcagaggtactttacggttatATAATACTCGACGCTCtcttccatttcaaccatccttcttatattttatgtaagacatctctctcaatatcttcatcattttataaaaatgatcctaaatatctaaagctctCGGTTATGGACAACTCGTCATCTCGTATCTTAACAATTATcacattatgtctaatattgctaaacttaaattctatatattctgtctttattctactaaagcTTAAAACTTTTCCCTTTTAGTGTTTCCTGCCAAGAtcctagtttagcatttacttcttcacgtgtttcatctatcaaaacaatatcatctgcaaacgaCATGCACCACggcttgaatgtgtgcagtgaattcgtccataattagtataaaaagatagggacttagagctgatccttgatgcaaccctatctttattggaaatgattCAGTTACTCAGAAatctttactctagtcgttacatcctcgtacatatctttaattagttcaatatatattacgttaacacctcttttttctagaattctccatataatttcttttgggattcaatcataagttttttctaagttaatgaataccatgtgtagatcttgtttttgctcccaatattttttaattaattgtctaagaagatgtatagtttctattgtcgaccttttaGGTataaacccaaattaattttccatCAACGTGCTctccttaatattttttctattactttttccaaaagtttcatagtatgattcattaatttaatactctatagtttgcacaattttgtacgtctcccttggagtttatcctccattgattagacatttttttcgttttcaatatcatgttaaataattttgtaagtcatttaatactttgtttccctaggcacttccatatctctatcggaatatcatctggtccaacgacttttccattgtgcatcccatttaaagcttgttttacttctgaagtttgaattatacgataaaactttaaatttttatactcatttgacctacttaaattactcaagttaagttggtcacttaaacgttcattaaaaagttgatgaaaatacctctttcaccgctcttttatttttccatcatttactagtatcctattatatttatctttaatatattttatttggataagatcttttgtcttcctttctttcactttagttatctataaatgtattttttccctttttttatctaattttttatataatcattcaaaagtttcattttttgcttcatttACTACTCTCTTAGCTTCTTCCGGGCTATTatgtatttttttacattttcttcgttcttagaaatatataattccttataagctagtcgtttttccttcactttctcttgtactttctcatttcattaccaagattccttacttagtggtgcatgtccctttgattcaccaagtacactcttagctactattttcaactttgatatcatcttatctcatgtcgtattagaatcaccgtatatttcacctaatgtttgtaGTTCTACCTTtgccttaaatatattttgctttccatcctttaacttctacCATTTAATTTTAGGAGttgtatttattttctttctatttataCTATGTTTGAGATGTATAtttaacactactaacctatgttgggtagttaagctttttcCAGGGATGACCTTACAATATTTACAAATCTTTTTATCTTTctttctaaccataagaaagtcaatttacgatttattgttccacttttgaatgtgactaggttttcttctcttttcttaaaaaatatattaaggtcatatgctatcgcaaaatctaatatagttttcctttcTCATTTCTCGATCCAAATCCATAACCCCATGTATCCTCTCATATTACTCATTTTTTATTCTGATATGCCCATTTAAATCATCTCCtaataaaatcatttcatttagcgaaatgttttgtaatatttcatctaagtcgtctcaaaaccttgatttggtagcttcatctaatcctacttacagtgcatatacgctaattatgttcatagtttatttcgccactattatcttaagggctataattctatccccttttctaactactcctgtaacttcatcctttaacgaactatttacaacaatacccactccatttcttgctttattctttcctgtgtaccataacttaaaacccgagttctttaTCAGTTTTGTCTTCTCacctacccattttgtctcttgcacacacaaaatactaattcttctcctaattatcgtatctactacctcGATTGATTTACCATGAGGGTTCCTATatttcatgttccaaatcttagattattagttttcctattatatttgttcttatccaacctatggtgtgaaaaTTCTTgcttatttaacactacacccaagttctcatgaagatgtagcggtccttgccgatacGTTACAGTCAGATCTTGCAacacgaactcttgcatatttagcactacactcgAGTTCTAGAGATGCAGTGGTCCTTGTCGAGATATTATAGTCAGACCCTGCAATGCGTTCATTCCGGGGAATaatctagcattagcacaatagtttaatggatctattcattAAATATTTGTCATAGTGTTAACGTTGGTTGACAACTTAATGCAACTCTCCTCCTTTATCCGAGCTTGGGACTGGCTATGACTGATTCATCACGGATGGAGATAGTCTATTTAACTTAAatgtaaaatataaatataaatttgttTTATAATTTGACAGCTTATAGTCGACCATGATAGTTGCTCCAGATAAAATCTTAGATAGACTTCATCTATAGATAAAATCCATTTTGTCAAATCCCAAATAGTTgaaacacaaagtgtttgtttgtttgttgggTTTCTGTTTGCTCTATAACTGACTCTTGTTTCCTTGTATAACTTCCTTGTATAACCATGAAATAATATTCATGATCTCATCTTCCTTGTATAACCATGAAATAATATTCATGATCTCATCTAGTCTTCTGTCACAGATATGCTTTCAGTTG contains:
- the LOC122012294 gene encoding uncharacterized protein LOC122012294; amino-acid sequence: MTSAASAAAAAADDDGDGTPASPAETLELILRRLLPFLLSAALSARTLVGRWRLLHSKLSLLLAALSDAAGSPHWPSNQLFSDHLLPSLLSTLRTLRSLSAVCLDQDLPGGKLRLQSDVDIATSGLSLHLHDLHLLLRSGLLHHDGSLASPADDSAAIVLPLPAPSASRAVLALFVRDIFARLQIGALDLKGKALDSLLELLATDPAKISRLVVEEGDLPLLLRLLDPSAHSLLRDRTAAVISILATASDASRHAVFEEGALGPLLRLLDSGPAVLKERAAIAIHALTADHGCAWTVSAYGGVSILVAACHSGSGSPSVQALAAGSLNNAAAIDDVRAAMVEEGAVSVLIELLSGNLEAQKNAALCLASLAAMGGEEIRNAILQENGLTRLLQLLRVASDPEAIDHALKAISACALAVSPTATKLLSSSPPLFAQLTDLIKRGSAGIQHSAAALVANLSPSEDIKRTMAEAMPALIKMMENSKPSSAQEAAAAALTSLVAVRANRRELSRDEKSVTRLVQMLDPRSEAVAGKELPVAVVLALTSGSSGGARRRLAEAGACQHLQKLAEADVPGAKKALQRITGNRLKNLFSISWPQ